CAACAGCAGACTTGCCCTTCTGCTGCCGGTTCCCAGGTGCCTCGATCCCATGGTCAATGGCGTTACGCAAAAGATGCACCAGTGGATCGCCGATCTCGTCAATGACACTTCGATCTAGCTCAGTCTCCTCACCCTCGATGGTAAATTCAACTTCTCGCCCCAGTTCACGCGCTAAGTCCCGCACCATGCGAGGGAAACGGTTAAATACTTGTGCCAGTGGAACCATGCGTGCTTTCATCACGGCATCTTGCAGCCCGCCAGCAACTCGCGACAACAATTTCAGCGTCTCTTCTATTTCCGACGAACTGTGTTTCAGCAAAAGTTGTTCTAGCCGTGTCTTGGTAATGACTAGCTCCCCGACCAAATTCATCAGGCTGTCCAGACGATGAATATCGATCCGAACTGTCTGAGTGGTAAGGTGGCGATGGCTTTTATCAGCTACCGGTGGCCCCGCACTGGCGGAGACTGCATGCTCATCTGTCTTGATTCGGACGACCTCTGCCCGTACGACATCAGTCACTTCGGCAACCAGGTGCCGGACTGCTTCTTGATCCAGCTTCGAAATATATAAGAGCCGAAAACTATCCCCGAACTTCTCCTCTTCCAAATCCTCAACCGGTGGTTCAGCTCGTAAAATCTCCCCCTTCGCCTGGAGGCGCTGAAAAACCAGAAATACCCGAACAGCTTTCATCAGACAGGTGGAGACTAGATGGACAGTAATGAAGTAAGCGCCGTAGCCACGTGAACAGGCCTCGGTTACCACTTGGACCTCATGGTTCCTTAGCATGGTCCCCGCTACTTGATCGCTGAGCGGCTCCTGTTGGTCAAGAGTTATTGGCTCCTGATGTTCGAGACTGAGCGAGCGGTTTAATTCCTGTAACAGGGCGGCGATGGACTCCGGTCCCGGCTCAGCACCGGCCTGGGCATCACCCAAAATACCCTCTAGTAAGTCCACTCCCTGAAACAAGAGGTCTGAAAGCTGTGGAGATAGCTGGGTTGTCCCCTCCCGTACTTTGTCCAGCACATTTTCTAAGTTGTGGGTAAGCATAGTAATAGTACCATAGCCCATGGTCGCTGCCATGCCTTTGATTGTGTGTGCCGCTCGAAAGACCGAGTTAACGGCCTCGTAGTCACCGGGGTTTTGTTCCAACATAAGCAGCCCGTCGTTTAAGATCTGTAAGTGTTCTTGGGCTTCAGCAAAAAACACTTGTTCATATCGCGACCTATCGCTCGTCATAATGTTCTCTCCTTTGTTCATGTGCCGCCTCCGATTTCCCGCTTTCCACCAGAAACCGCTACCGATGCACAAAACAGGTCTGCTGCCGCTGGTTTCCTTCACTGCTGGCTATTTCATTACAACAGACCCTGGCGTCTAAGTTCCCGGTGACGTTGAAAAATAAGAGCAATTATTTTGTCCTGCTCTGCTGGTGCAATTTCAGCAAATTCAACTGCTACGCGTACCTTGCGCGCGGCTTCATTGATATGTTCCAGTCGTCGTACCTGGGCCCGGCAGCTGATTTTTTCCGGCAGATAAATCTCCAGCTCCAACCATGTTCCCAGTGGTAATTCACGGGGATAAACAACCAGTGCCCCGCCACCGCTAATATCCACTGTATGGGTCTTAATTTCAGTTCCTATCGGTCTTGACAATGGACCGCCTGTAAGCTCTCGGATTACGATTGGTAAGCTTATCTCCAGTCGGACAAAACTACGTTTTTGGTCCTTGATAAAAACCCGAGGCCGCTCTACTATCAATATCGGATGCGGTAGAAAGTGCCGCTCTAGTACTCTGGTTATGAACACCAGCGGCCAAGCGTAGACACGGATCTGTTCTTCCTTGTTAAACAGAACCAAGCCTCCCCGATACATGGGAGTAGCCAAGCTGATGGTATCTTCTTCCATTGCAGTTATGTAGGAAGAGTAGAATTGATTGTCAGCGGAATCTGTTTTTTGGATAGATACTTTTTGATTGAGCTGTAATTTTGATCCCATGAGAAGGCACACCCCCTAGTGAAAGAAAGAGCGCAAGCGACCCAAAAAACCGCTCAATCCACTGCCGCTAACTGATGGGCAAATATCACCGCTTAAGGTTGCAGCTATCATTCGCAGCCGCTCTGCCGCCGGTGCTGAAGGAAACGTAAATAATAAAGGTTGCTGGCGAGATACAGCTGCTTTAACTAGACGATCTTCTGGTATGTAACCTAAAGAATTCACGGGCACCGCCAGAAAATCCTGCACCACCCGACAAAAATTGGCTGTAACTTGGGCCGCTTCTTTGCTGCTACCGGCCCGGTTAACTACCAGGTGCAAAGTCAGGCCGCAACTCCTTCGGTTGAGAACCTTAATCAAGGCATAGGTATCGGTTAAGGAAGTCGGCTCCGGGGTGGTAACTACTACCACCTCCTGGGCTGCCAAAGCTAGGCTCGTTACTTTCGACGACAGCCCGGCTCCGGTATCAATAAGAAAGAAATCGCTATCTATTTGAGCTGCATCATGAAACAAGTACAACAGTTCACTTTCCGGTAACGTTGCCAGCTCTTCCAGGCCGCTGCCCCCGGCCACTACCTTGATGCCGTAGGCAGGGTAGACAATATCCGCCAGGCTACATTGGCGTTGTACCACCTGCCCCAGTGTATACGGCGGCGTAATGCCCAAAAGCACATCCACATTGGCCAGGCCCAAATCAGCATCCAACAGGGTAACCGTGTGTCCTCTCTCATGCAATGCCAGGGCCAAATTTACCGCGATGTTTGTCTTACCCACCCCGCCTTTGCCGCTGGTAATAGCAATTGTGCGTCTTGTGCGACGTCGCTCCCACTGGTGGGCCAATTGGCGCAGACGCTGGGCCTGGTCAAGCATGATGGTCACCTCCCAGGACCAAGTCCGCCAACAGTTGTGGGTTGGCTATTTTGAGATCATCGGGAACGTTCTGCCCGTTAGTAACAAATCCCACCGGCACCCTCATGCGGTTAACCAAATTTAGCAAAGTGCCTGTGCTCTCAGTTTCATCTACCTTGGTAAATACCAGCTCTGAGGGGCTAAATATTCGAAACCGGTCGAAGATTAGTTCTAAGTCTTCAGTTTTAGTAGTGGCGCTTACCACCAAAACAGTCTGTACCCCTGGAATCCCAGCTAGTAAGTTCCTTAGTTCAGCCAAGTATAATCCTTGCTGCGGACTACGACCGGCTGTATCAACCAAGATTACTTCTGCTTCCTGGTGCCGATCCAAAGCAGCCTGAAGGTCTTCAGCCGTATAGACCACTTCTAACGGAACATGCAAAATGTCGGCATAACGGCGCAGTTGTTCAACGGCCGCTATCCGGTACGTGTCAGTTGTCATTAGGGCAACTTCTTTTCCCTGCTGTAACCTATAAACAGCAGCCAGCTTGGCAATGGTGGTGGTTTTGCCCACTCCGGTTGGACCCACAAACGCAACTACCCGTCTCGTCAATCCCACCTGATTTTGAGGGACAAAAAAGTTAACAATTACTCTGTTAATGCTGCGGGCAAGTGCCTCGCTGTTGCTCAACTCTTCTGCCGACAGAGCAGCCATGGCCTGCTCCACTACTTGTCGGGCCAGCTCGGGCTGAACACCGCGACCAACCAACAGCTCGGTCTGGCTACGTGCCAAAGCATAAGGGGTACGCAAGCGCTCAGGCATCATGTTCTCAGCAACGGTAGTCGATGTTACTACTGGTTCAGCATAACTCCTGGAGGGTAGAGTAGATTGTTCCGGGACCGTGATCTTCCGCACAGGAGTAGTTGGCAGCGCCGGTTGAGCCACAGCAGCCGTGACTTCAATCCGCCGCCGTTTTAACCAACCCCAAAATCCAGGTGCCCGCACCCGACGTACTTCCAGAATAATAGCATCCCGGCCCAGTTCCCTCTTCACCCGATCTACTGCTTCCTCAAGACAGGGAGCCACGTAACGCCGGATCTTCATGTCAAACTCACCCTTCCCAATACATCCACTGTTAGATCCGGATCCAACTCATTATAGGAGACAACGGCCAGCTGGGGAAAGGCACGCTCGATCAATCGCTTGAAATAAAAGCGAACTAGAGGCGAAGCCAACACCACCGGCGTTCCTTGTCCCGGAGGCAGCCGATTAAGCTCACTTTTGAGAGCCGCTAAGATCCCTTCCGCTATCTTTGGTTCCATGGCTAAAAAGGTTCCTTGCTCCGTTTGTTGTAGACTCTTTTCCACGGCTTCTTCCACTGAACGATCCAAGGTCAATGCCGGCACCGGTTTTCCCTCCGGAGACAGTGTACGAGAAATCTGTCGACCTAAGGCCTGGCGTACATATTCCGTCAGGGTATCGGTATCCTTGGTTAGC
Above is a genomic segment from Bacillota bacterium containing:
- a CDS encoding MinD/ParA family protein, which translates into the protein MLDQAQRLRQLAHQWERRRTRRTIAITSGKGGVGKTNIAVNLALALHERGHTVTLLDADLGLANVDVLLGITPPYTLGQVVQRQCSLADIVYPAYGIKVVAGGSGLEELATLPESELLYLFHDAAQIDSDFFLIDTGAGLSSKVTSLALAAQEVVVVTTPEPTSLTDTYALIKVLNRRSCGLTLHLVVNRAGSSKEAAQVTANFCRVVQDFLAVPVNSLGYIPEDRLVKAAVSRQQPLLFTFPSAPAAERLRMIAATLSGDICPSVSGSGLSGFLGRLRSFFH
- a CDS encoding chemotaxis protein CheA, producing MTSDRSRYEQVFFAEAQEHLQILNDGLLMLEQNPGDYEAVNSVFRAAHTIKGMAATMGYGTITMLTHNLENVLDKVREGTTQLSPQLSDLLFQGVDLLEGILGDAQAGAEPGPESIAALLQELNRSLSLEHQEPITLDQQEPLSDQVAGTMLRNHEVQVVTEACSRGYGAYFITVHLVSTCLMKAVRVFLVFQRLQAKGEILRAEPPVEDLEEEKFGDSFRLLYISKLDQEAVRHLVAEVTDVVRAEVVRIKTDEHAVSASAGPPVADKSHRHLTTQTVRIDIHRLDSLMNLVGELVITKTRLEQLLLKHSSSEIEETLKLLSRVAGGLQDAVMKARMVPLAQVFNRFPRMVRDLARELGREVEFTIEGEETELDRSVIDEIGDPLVHLLRNAIDHGIEAPGNRQQKGKSAV
- a CDS encoding flagellar biosynthesis protein FlhF, with the translated sequence MKIRRYVAPCLEEAVDRVKRELGRDAIILEVRRVRAPGFWGWLKRRRIEVTAAVAQPALPTTPVRKITVPEQSTLPSRSYAEPVVTSTTVAENMMPERLRTPYALARSQTELLVGRGVQPELARQVVEQAMAALSAEELSNSEALARSINRVIVNFFVPQNQVGLTRRVVAFVGPTGVGKTTTIAKLAAVYRLQQGKEVALMTTDTYRIAAVEQLRRYADILHVPLEVVYTAEDLQAALDRHQEAEVILVDTAGRSPQQGLYLAELRNLLAGIPGVQTVLVVSATTKTEDLELIFDRFRIFSPSELVFTKVDETESTGTLLNLVNRMRVPVGFVTNGQNVPDDLKIANPQLLADLVLGGDHHA